The Tachysurus fulvidraco isolate hzauxx_2018 chromosome 26, HZAU_PFXX_2.0, whole genome shotgun sequence genome segment taatacataaatattttgtgtgtgtgtgtcaaacacaaaaaacactgtatatatttttgtgttaaaGTTACTCACAggttaatgtttgtttttgtgctgtTCTTCAACAGGAAAGCTTTGAAGCACGTTGCAGCCTCCTGCCTTTGGGCAGCTGGATTTTCCTCAGACCTCTCCATCTTTCTGTCGTTCggttaaaataaagataaaagaagTAATAAAACTGTAATTAATGCGTTATGTTGTCTTTACCGCTGGCTATAAACAGCGCCAGGTCGTTGCCTAAGACACCACACATTAACAATTTAGGTTGCTATGGTACCGGGACAGTccaaatctgattggctgtgcGAGAGACTTGACGGAATCTGATTGGCTAAACCTCAGCTGAAGTTTGCTCTGTGGTCTACTGCTACAAGTTACACTCTCTCACCTCTAGATGGCGCCATGTAACACGCTAATATCATTGAAGCTGTAAAGGTTCCGCTTAATTCTTCTTGACTGATCCTCCTTCACAAAGTTTATTACAAACATGTCGACTTAATATGAGACAAAGAGGAATATACCATCACTACAATAAAGTAAACAAAGGCAAAAGGGAACATTGCATCTTCCTTCACATTGGAGCTGTTAAAGTTTTTAGGTTCATATTTAATCATCAAAATAAATACTTGGACAAAAGATAACTGTATACAGGGAGTTCTTTATTATTGAGACATAACCTTTTGTGGATGACGTACAAAAGCGATATTTTTTTCTACAACAGTAGAGAACTGAGGAAACCATCAAAGTAATCAGAATAAAGGATAACTTCCATCATTGGTTCTAAATCTTAAACTCAATACACAAATATGATGCACTTGGATTGTGTTTATGCTTGTTTTATTCAGGATCGTTTGCTTGCATCTCAGGTTCTGCTCCACTGTCCTCCACCACTTCTTGGGGGTGGTCTTCAGCAGGCTCAGCGATACTCGTCTCCATTGGTTCCTCAGCCTTTGCCTGGGAAACGCTGGTGGCTCCGGATTCATTTACAAGTACTTCAACCTGCCATCATTATAAGTTATGGTTAGGCCGTGAATACACCATACTGACACGAGGGTAACATAATTATCAGTTGAGAATACGGACAAAAGCACCAGTTATATACGCATACAAATTCTTACTTGTGTTGCTGCTTCGGTGGCGATCTCTAGACCTTCGTTACCTGCCTCTCCTTCCTCCATAGGCTCCTCCATTTCCTCCTTTCTGGCTATTGACTCAGAAGGTACAAGTTCAGTAGGAGCTACTACAACGGGAGCTGGAGTTTCCACTTGCGTTATGGGCCTCACAAATGGCTGGGAGTGTATCTAAAGGATAAAATAGTACTTTAATTGCACTTTCCtgagacattttattattagtagttaTTATACTGCATTTACAAGTCAGACCTCTCTTTCTTCCTGCACTTTCATGTGTTCAGGTTCATGCTGGGGTGGTTCTGGCTCTGGTATCCTGATGTTAGCTTCCAAAATAGCCATGATGGATGATGGAATGTGGGCTtgctatatacacacacacaaaaatacaaagtGAACAAATCTTACTACTAAAATAGAATACAGATCATAGCAGGACTTTGGATGGTGATGTTTCTTTACCTGGTGTGGGGTGAAGGAGCGCACATGCTGTAGGAGAGGATCTCTCATCTCTGGACAGCGCTCGAACACGCTGGATAGCTGAGCAGAAGGCAGTTGCAGCAGAACGGTGTACGATTGCGGCTTGGTGCGCTGGCAGCACTTCACAAAACCTTCCCACACCTTGGGGTACTTCCACACCTATACACATCAACATCATAGACTAAGcttttaataattaaagtaaGTGGAAATACTAATCATGATGATAAAATTTAAATGCTTGCATTGTCTCATTATTAAGCCATAAGGACATTAGTCTCAAAGCGAGCGACGCACCTGCTTGGGGATCAGGCGAGAGAGGATGTTCATGACGAAGCCGCCTAGGCGAGGGTACATTGTAAGTGATTGGATGACGGTTCGCATGAGCAGCATAGGAAGAGGACTCTGCTCCATTAGCTGCTGCATCACCACAGCCAGCACCTCTGATGTGTACACGTTCTTCTCGCCGAAGCACAGGTTCGTAGCTACAGGTTCGATGGTTAGAGATGTAAAGAAAGTCATGAACGCCTACAGGTTTTTTAAACAAGCGCAAACTACTTGTACTTGCTCGTCTGAGTACCGTACCCTGAAAACGAGGCTCGTCTAAAGCACTAACCTTTGATGATGGACTTCATGTCACACTTGGTGGAGTCGATGTTATGGAGAGCGATGAGGAGTTCACCGGGAGTCAGCGGAGACACGGAGGAACTTCCTTCACCTGAAGAGTACGCACAAGATTATTATAAAGGTTTCGAGAAGATTTACACTACCGAAAGCTATCCGAGATCTCAAACTGCTTGTATGCATAAATGTTGGCACCTCTTGGAGCAACATTGCTTCTTGGTTAACATGAGCAATCGaaacttttaaatgaaaagtaaaataaatgcaagTCAGATATCAGTcaggtttaaatattaaatattaaaaagacgACTGTAATGGATCCTTACTGTGTTGCGTGCCCAGCAGGCGATTGAAGACCTCCTTGACTACTATAGGGTTGAGCTTGATGAGTTTGGGTAAAGCCTGGATCACCTCTTTCTGTTAAATGCAGTTAAAGTGCTATTAAACGATGCACTCCTATAATCCATAACACATCAGTTACAGAGAgagtaaaatgtaaacatgGAAGACGACGGACCTTTTCCAAGCCGTTGATGACCGGGATGAGGAAGCGCACATCTGGCACTCGTTTGTGATAGAGATCTCGTACACGCTCCACCAGATCTGGAGACGGAGGGACTGCAGCAAGACAGAGGATAAGACGCAAAGTAAGTCCATGGCTGCTAAGGTAAACAAACCGTTTGTGTCAAAAGACATCCGAATGACATGATATGCACCTTTATCAGTCAATATGTGCAGACAGCGAGTGACCAAAGTCTCTGCTCCCTTGGGACAGTTTTCAACAAGCAGCAGCAGATCAGGAGAGTTCATGCCCATTCCCCTGATCTGAAGATTACAAGTAGTAAATTATCATTTGGTGCAAATGTACAAGTTTGTATCACACGGAGATGTTTAAGCAAAACCAGAGACACGACGAGAGTCTACACTGGAAAGTGATTTTAGTCTTACAGGCTGCTCGATGACGCGGAGCACGCTACGCTTGATGTCAGCGATGGCTTCGGTGTAGACGGCGGCTAACTCGTGGACCAAGCGGTGATTGAGAGGAAGGAGGGAGAGGTAGAGGTACAAACACTGTCTCACCGTCTCCTCCGTCCAGGGAGCAGCCACCTCTGAGCACAACAATGTTAGAACATAGTTCCAATATTTCTGAATGGCAACCAACATTTAAGGCACCTAAcctacatgtttttgttttttttaagtaactGATAATCAAAGACGCTTTTTTCGAACCTGTGTCCTCTCCAACCCCGAACAGAAGCGATGGTGGGTTCGGGTGGACGAGCAGCTGCATGTAGTTCAGAGCAAACTTTTCGATGTAGTCTCGCAGGTGGTCCTTCTCATACATCCATTTGATGATGTTCAGAGCGGCTGAGCGGACCTTTGACAAACAGATGCAGATTTGTTACACGGACACTGCGGCAAGGAAATGGAAAGGAGATGATACGCAGGAGGAGGAAAATGTATaggtacaaagaaaaaaaaaaaaagactttttctttCTCGTGAGAGCTGAGATCCAGGAGAACGTGAAGGTACTGGAACTGTCTGGAAGGACGCTTCAGGATGAGATCTTTCAGAGTGGGCATGCCGAGGTAAACACGAGActgcaaccacacacacacacacacacacacacacactttcatttaaCGATAGCCTGTTCTTTATTCTACTTTTCATTCCTTTCAGCAAATTAATTAACTTGACGTGTGTCGAACGCTTAAATCCGATTGGTCGGAAGGAGCGGAGGTGAAATTCACTGGTTTTGTTTAATGCACTTATTCTAATCCActgtcatttctatagtaacaacgtACAAACGGAATCGTATGGCAGATGTGAACCGCGGACAGATTTTCTATACAGTGAGCTTTTCTCTATGTAGCCTATAAACACTTGTTACAAAATACCGTGAGACGATAAAAGCATGAGCAGATTCGATAAACCCACTGCATGACTGCATGGATGTACTGGAATGCTTGTGTGCCTCACCTCATCCTCACAGTAGCGCCGGATCACCTCCAGGGCTGATTCTGTGATCAGAGGAGCCTCAAGCACCAGCTTATTGAACagcctgaaataaaaaattgagaTAAATACAAGCAGGTTTGATTTAAATGGGCTGAACGGCGCACACAGCAAAAACCCATGAGACATAATTATGTCAGTAAAGAAATCATCTGGATGTAATCATCATGTTAGAGACCACATGCACCCTTATGGTTTCTAATGCTGCACACTGAAATCATTTCGAATGGTTTGTGAGGTTTATGGAACTACAATATTGAGATTCACCCGTCTCTCTGTTCAGGCCGCTCCTGTAGGCCCGAGAGCAGAGTGAACAAGCTGTGCTCGTAGCTTTCCAGCGATCCGGACGGCAGCTGGCTCAGGTACTGGTTGTACTCCTGATAGAGAAGAGCGAACGCCAGGTCGATGCGGCTCCGGATATCCTCCAGGATGAAACGCAGCATGTCGTCCTTCATCGCACCCTTGAACTGGGTGATCAATCTTGCTAGCAGTTTCACGCGAACCTGGTAGACATCGGAATTgtctatcaatcaatcaatcgtCTCATCTAATATCTAATCTGTCAACCTATGCTTGATGTGTATAGAGTCTGTATAAAAGATGGGACTCTGAGATTGGTGCGTCTGCTTACGTGGGACATCCCGCTTCTTGCGATGGCCTTTTCCGCTTGGAGGATGCGTCTGACGGCCATGCTGGTTAGCTTGTCCAGTTGGGCTTCGGACAAGGGCTGGACCACGTCGGCCAGCCGGAAGACTTTCTTTCGTCCGCTGCTCCCAGGAGCTCTgatcgcaaaaaaaaaaaaaagaggagaaattttaaaaaatgttaaaataacaataaggAAGACATATTACAAGCTCTGTGTTTCAGTACAAGGTTTGTACTTTGGCTGTGTAGAAGGCAGAATGGGTTCTGGAAGTTTCTTGGCCTGAGGAGTCTCCTCGGTGGCTTCGGTCTTGTAGGCCCCCACTACAGAGATGGCCTGACCCAGAGACACCGCCGACACTTTCCGGATGATGATGGGATCTTTAGAACTGGTCTCGGCCACGGCAGACTCGgcctctccttccttcccttcttcATCTCTGGCTTTGCACTGCTCCAGACCTGAAGGTTAGAGAGGGAGATGAGGGCATTTTGTCTCTCAGATCCCTTTAAATTTGCAGAATGGATTAGTTTAAGTGCAGATTATACTGTTAATAAATGAGAGCTGTaaagtgtgtatgtacgtgtgctTAAAACGTGtagaaatatatgtatataataaaacaaaataaatctccAGACCTGGGCCAAGTCCACTTGAGGTCATCTGTGTGGCCATGAGCCTGGCCAGATGTTTGATTTGGGAATCCGTGCCTGCCGACTCCACAGGTGTGTAAGTAGCTTGGAAGGAGGCTGGCATGTTGTCCGGCAGGTAAACCATGCTAATAAGCACCTGAAGCAGGAAATGTAATGACCCGATGAGCGTTCATACTTCAGTATTTCCAAATCTGTGTACTTAAGTATCCCTGAGCAAAGTGTTTACCAGGTTGGCTACGTTCTCTGGTGAGAGCAGAGGCAGCAAGAACTCGGCGGTGAGATCTATAGCAGACTGCGTGCCTGTGGTGGCCAGAGGCTTGGGGGCAATGACGGGTGCCGGCTCCTCCTTATCGTCGTCATCCTCAGTGGGTTCTAATACAAGCAGGAATGTTAATCATTTTCGGGGTGAAGATGGCACAGAAAAAGTCACGCTAGAAAGCTTTTATCAGTACAGCAATGTCATGAGGGTTTAAACTGACACTGGACAGTATGTCTCTCCACATACCTATTTTGATCCTCTTGCCCTCGCTGTAAGGCTCGTGCCGTGGTCTCTTGCGTACCTGTGCGGCGGCAGGCATGCAGCGGGCGATCTCGTTCTGGGCCATCCCCAGGTCTAGCAGGAGTGTGGAGATCTGGCTGTGGAAGTCTACGCTGCTCTGGTGCCGCAGCACAGCCACCAGATGCAGCTTAAGGCTCTTGCGTACGCTGCTCACCTGAGACTTGGCAAGAGTCGGGGGGAGGTTTGCTAGGAAGGGTGAGaacaatatatttacaaaagatACAGCAGGGTGCTTGGCGAGAAATATAGTTTAATAGTAATTGGTTGTAGAGGTTGTAGAGATTTAAGGAAATGTTTGACACAGTGTCGCTTTTTTCTGCAACTGTTTGTCAGTAAATGAACTAGTTTGAAATAATCTACTGCTTTGCCCGAGTAAACCTAACTGACCTAGGCCCCATACTCAGACCTGATCACTTACCGTGTAGAGTCTCGTAAGCTTGTATGACCTCGGACATGAACATGGGTCTCTGTCTGGCTAGCGTAGCCAGTGAGCCTAGAGCTGTGGTCAGGTTAATGCTGGAGATTGCCGGGTGAACCATGAACTTCAGGAGCTGCTCCAGAGCAGACTTTCCCTCTTCACACAGGacatctgagagaaaaaaataaaacatgaatgaaCTGAAGAAGGAGAAGCCAAAAATAATCCACTAGTTGTTGTGCTTCTATTTATCGCATTTTGAACAGGTCAAGTTTTTTGGCGGTTTAAAAACGATGTAATGTAAAAACTGAAAACCTATGTGATGATGTTATATGTCATCATCATCCAGTCCGGCTCCACCCACCGTAGCGAATGTACGAATGATCCTTTGGAACTTTGTCCAGGCTGATGTCCCCTTCTTGCTTCTTGGGGACGTCCGAATCGGACGTGCGCGGTGACAGAGTGATGATGAGCGACTCTGTGAATTTGATGGCGTGTGTGCGAACGCCGTCGTTGTCGGAGTCGAGCAGAGCCAAAACATCTCCCTTCATCTGGGTCACCATGTCCCAGCATCCCTCCTGCACGTCCGAAATGCTCTTTGTCCGCAGCAGCCACTGGTGACACAAACCAGAACATTACGGGTTACAATTAAAGactcacttttatttatttatttttttaagtatactCCAAGGAAAATGATGCATACCTGCAGTGTCACTTTGTAAAGATGAGTGAGAGTCAGGATGGCCTTCTTCACAACGTTGACGCTGTCGTCTTTTAACATTATGTTTAAATTCCCCAACAGCTTCAGCAGCAGCTCGTTGTCTCTTTTACTGGATCAAAACAAgggaaaaaattttttttactttataaacactaataataagTATAATGAAGAAAAGTGACAAGTCGAGCTTTTGAATCTTACCACGCTTCTTCGATGAAGCCAATAACAAATTTCCTCACTTCGATTGATTTATCGTTCTGAAATGCTAGCATCTCCTGTTGACAAAATACAACAGAATAGTTTGAACTTAGTGCCGCAGAGGTCCCGACTGTATCTGAGTTTCAATGCAGAGACGGTAAGAATGTACTTACATCCAAGTAATTGTCAAGCAGAGAAGGATCCTTATTAATAATCAACTCTTGCACCTGTTActcaaaacaaatacacacgaTGAGCCTGAGGACAAAATGTTCGATCATTAACATCAATCGTCAGTCTATTAGAAATCAGTTTACCTGCTTAAGAGCAGTGAGTTTATCGTCGGTGGCCATTAAAGCAGCCTGGTTCAGAAGGTCCACGACCTAGGGTgccaaaataaatgtaacaatCAAATCACTTGGGTGATGAGGAGAAAAGCAAAATTGATGTAAAACTCCCACCTGAATGACTTGTGACAGATGATATTAA includes the following:
- the sympk gene encoding symplekin, with protein sequence MESISGEKQQRSSMASQFFTETEDASIDMTTNEKVVDLLNQAALMATDDKLTALKQVQELIINKDPSLLDNYLDEMLAFQNDKSIEVRKFVIGFIEEACKRDNELLLKLLGNLNIMLKDDSVNVVKKAILTLTHLYKVTLQWLLRTKSISDVQEGCWDMVTQMKGDVLALLDSDNDGVRTHAIKFTESLIITLSPRTSDSDVPKKQEGDISLDKVPKDHSYIRYDVLCEEGKSALEQLLKFMVHPAISSINLTTALGSLATLARQRPMFMSEVIQAYETLHANLPPTLAKSQVSSVRKSLKLHLVAVLRHQSSVDFHSQISTLLLDLGMAQNEIARCMPAAAQVRKRPRHEPYSEGKRIKIEPTEDDDDKEEPAPVIAPKPLATTGTQSAIDLTAEFLLPLLSPENVANLVLISMVYLPDNMPASFQATYTPVESAGTDSQIKHLARLMATQMTSSGLGPGLEQCKARDEEGKEGEAESAVAETSSKDPIIIRKVSAVSLGQAISVVGAYKTEATEETPQAKKLPEPILPSTQPKAPGSSGRKKVFRLADVVQPLSEAQLDKLTSMAVRRILQAEKAIARSGMSHVRVKLLARLITQFKGAMKDDMLRFILEDIRSRIDLAFALLYQEYNQYLSQLPSGSLESYEHSLFTLLSGLQERPEQRDGLFNKLVLEAPLITESALEVIRRYCEDESRVYLGMPTLKDLILKRPSRQFQYLHVLLDLSSHEKEKVRSAALNIIKWMYEKDHLRDYIEKFALNYMQLLVHPNPPSLLFGVGEDTEVAAPWTEETVRQCLYLYLSLLPLNHRLVHELAAVYTEAIADIKRSVLRVIEQPIRGMGMNSPDLLLLVENCPKGAETLVTRCLHILTDKVPPSPDLVERVRDLYHKRVPDVRFLIPVINGLEKKEVIQALPKLIKLNPIVVKEVFNRLLGTQHSEGSSSVSPLTPGELLIALHNIDSTKCDMKSIIKATNLCFGEKNVYTSEVLAVVMQQLMEQSPLPMLLMRTVIQSLTMYPRLGGFVMNILSRLIPKQVWKYPKVWEGFVKCCQRTKPQSYTVLLQLPSAQLSSVFERCPEMRDPLLQHVRSFTPHQQAHIPSSIMAILEANIRIPEPEPPQHEPEHMKVQEEREIHSQPFVRPITQVETPAPVVVAPTELVPSESIARKEEMEEPMEEGEAGNEGLEIATEAATQVEVLVNESGATSVSQAKAEEPMETSIAEPAEDHPQEVVEDSGAEPEMQANDPE